The following coding sequences are from one Streptomyces sp. NBC_01485 window:
- a CDS encoding DUF2252 domain-containing protein, which produces MATEAVDGAGTGVGAEVGIGEARRLPRVRGFAEWPVERSAEGAGPRSPKDEGRALRGKVARSVHAVLDLDASRPDAVTAVEESSQGRIPELTPIRVGRMAATPFAFLRGSAGLMAYDLARTPMTGIRAQICGDAHAANFGLYGDARGGLVIDLNDFDETVDGPWEWDLKRLAASLVLAGREAGADEDTCRKAAHGAAGSYRRTMRLLARLPVLDAWNAIADEELVSHTDAHDLLGTLERVAEKARANTSGRFAAKSTEPTENGGRRFVDAAPVLRRVPDAEAASVTASLEQYLTTLSEDRHPLLARHAVHDVAFRIVGTGSVGMRSYVVLLLDHRGEPLILQVKEARASALVPHLLTAGFEAPEVDHEGRRVVLGQKRMQVVSDVLLGWTTVDGRPFQVRQFRNRKGSVDPSALAADQVDDYGRMTGALLARAHSHSADPRLISGYCGKNEELDEAIATFAVAYADRTEADHTDLVAAVRAGRIAAETGV; this is translated from the coding sequence ATGGCGACCGAGGCAGTCGATGGTGCCGGTACCGGTGTTGGTGCAGAGGTGGGGATCGGCGAGGCGCGCAGGCTTCCTCGGGTGCGTGGATTTGCCGAGTGGCCCGTCGAGCGGTCGGCCGAGGGGGCGGGACCGCGGTCGCCCAAGGATGAGGGCAGGGCGCTGCGCGGCAAGGTCGCGCGGTCGGTGCACGCCGTACTCGACCTGGACGCGTCCCGGCCGGACGCGGTGACGGCGGTCGAGGAGTCCAGCCAGGGCCGCATTCCGGAGTTGACGCCGATAAGGGTCGGCCGGATGGCGGCGACACCGTTCGCGTTCCTGCGTGGCTCGGCGGGGCTCATGGCGTACGACCTGGCCCGCACTCCCATGACCGGGATCCGCGCCCAGATCTGTGGTGACGCCCACGCCGCCAACTTCGGCCTGTACGGGGACGCGCGGGGCGGACTGGTCATCGACCTGAACGACTTCGACGAGACGGTCGACGGGCCCTGGGAGTGGGACCTCAAGCGCCTCGCCGCGTCCCTGGTGCTCGCGGGCCGGGAGGCCGGCGCGGACGAGGACACCTGCCGCAAGGCGGCCCACGGCGCGGCCGGTTCCTACCGTCGCACCATGCGGCTCCTGGCCAGGCTGCCGGTGCTGGACGCGTGGAACGCCATCGCCGACGAGGAACTGGTCTCCCACACCGACGCCCACGACCTGCTGGGCACCCTGGAACGGGTCGCGGAGAAGGCGCGGGCCAACACCAGCGGCCGGTTCGCGGCGAAGTCGACCGAGCCGACGGAGAACGGCGGCCGCCGCTTCGTCGACGCGGCGCCGGTGCTGCGCCGTGTTCCGGACGCGGAGGCCGCCTCGGTGACCGCGTCCCTGGAGCAGTACCTGACCACCCTGTCCGAGGACCGCCACCCCCTCCTGGCCCGCCACGCCGTCCACGACGTCGCCTTCCGCATCGTCGGCACGGGCAGCGTGGGCATGAGGTCGTACGTGGTGCTGTTGCTGGACCACCGGGGCGAGCCGCTCATCCTCCAGGTGAAGGAGGCCCGCGCGTCGGCCCTGGTCCCGCACCTGCTGACGGCCGGTTTCGAGGCGCCGGAGGTGGACCACGAGGGCCGCCGGGTGGTGCTCGGCCAGAAGCGCATGCAGGTTGTCAGCGACGTCCTGCTGGGCTGGACGACGGTCGATGGACGTCCCTTCCAGGTAAGGCAGTTCCGCAACCGCAAGGGCAGCGTCGACCCGTCCGCGCTCGCCGCCGACCAGGTCGACGACTACGGCCGCATGACCGGCGCCCTCCTGGCCCGCGCCCACTCCCACAGCGCCGACCCGCGCCTGATCTCCGGCTACTGCGGCAAGAACGAGGAACTCGACGAGGCGATCGCGACGTTCGCCGTCGCCTACGCCGACCGTACCGAGGCCGACCACACCGACCTGGTCGCGGCGGTACGGGCGGGGCGGATCGCGGCGGAGACGGGGGTATGA
- a CDS encoding DUF3662 and FHA domain-containing protein — protein sequence MGVLKKFEQRLEGLVNGTFAKVFKSEVQPVEIAGALQRECDNNATIWNRDRTVVPNDFIVELSTPDYERLSPYSGQLGDELAGMVRDYAKQQRYTFMGPIKVNLEKAEDLDTGLYRVRSRTLASSSSQAQAPDQAPAAGGRQRPGGPGGPGYPGAGAAAAPPMPSAPPPGAAGGRPGGYGYPPAAGAQRPGGAGGGLAGAPQPGSRARHWIEINGTRHQISRGTLVLGRSTEADVRIDDPGVSRRHCEIRTGSPSTIQDLGSTNGIVVDGQHTTRATLRDGSRIVVGSTTIIYRQAEG from the coding sequence ATGGGAGTCCTGAAGAAGTTCGAGCAGCGTCTCGAGGGTCTGGTCAACGGCACCTTCGCCAAGGTCTTCAAGTCCGAGGTCCAGCCCGTGGAGATCGCCGGCGCGCTCCAGCGCGAGTGCGACAACAACGCGACGATCTGGAACCGGGACCGCACCGTCGTCCCCAACGACTTCATCGTAGAGCTGAGCACGCCGGACTACGAGCGGCTCAGCCCCTACTCCGGCCAGCTCGGCGACGAGCTCGCCGGCATGGTGCGCGACTACGCCAAGCAGCAGCGGTACACCTTCATGGGACCGATCAAGGTCAACCTGGAGAAGGCCGAAGACCTCGACACCGGCCTGTACCGGGTGCGCAGCCGTACGCTCGCCTCCTCCAGCAGCCAGGCGCAGGCACCGGATCAGGCGCCCGCCGCAGGCGGCCGGCAACGGCCCGGCGGCCCGGGTGGTCCCGGGTATCCCGGGGCCGGCGCCGCCGCCGCTCCGCCCATGCCGTCCGCTCCGCCGCCCGGCGCCGCGGGCGGCCGTCCCGGCGGCTACGGCTACCCGCCCGCCGCAGGCGCCCAGCGTCCCGGCGGCGCGGGCGGAGGCCTGGCCGGGGCCCCGCAGCCCGGGTCGCGCGCCCGGCACTGGATCGAGATCAACGGCACCCGCCATCAGATCTCGCGCGGGACGCTCGTACTGGGCCGCAGCACCGAGGCCGACGTGCGGATCGACGACCCCGGCGTCTCCCGCCGGCACTGTGAGATCCGGACCGGTTCGCCCTCGACGATCCAGGATCTCGGTTCCACCAACGGCATCGTGGTGGACGGACAGCACACCACCCGCGCTACGCTCCGCGACGGCTCGCGGATCGTCGTGGGCAGCACCACCATCATTTACCGGCAAGCCGAAGGGTGA